One segment of Fibrobacter sp. UWB11 DNA contains the following:
- the ftsA gene encoding cell division protein FtsA, giving the protein MDDNKQMVKKEDYIFGLDIGASKVNLFVGISEGESVRVVECGDFPLESSDEYDSVVETLQKAVHMLESSAGVDVRDVYVGIAGKHVSSYSYKGLVSLPTNEVRDEDIVNVQRLASTLPDKAGEIIHVFPGEYTLDDRTGIRNPKGYSGRRLGVEVQVVTSRPNALQDIAKCVTRAGLQVAGFVLEPLAAASAVLSNDERELGVALIDIGAGSADVAVFVKDSVRYTASLDMAGNIITSDISKCLQVPVSLTKAEELKKKYGTCSLNNLIEDETFPVPGVGDRGEVLCSRKLLAQIITARVAEIFKLLAKDLEKHHLDTVIDGGIVLTGGCCNLPGIEEIAAKVFKKPVHIGKPRGMSGIQEAFQNPSYATGIGLLYYANKKHRERKQRDTDTQLLVSVKKGMQRIRDIIKTYF; this is encoded by the coding sequence ATGGATGACAATAAGCAAATGGTCAAAAAAGAGGACTATATTTTCGGGCTCGATATCGGTGCCTCGAAAGTAAATTTGTTTGTCGGCATCTCGGAAGGTGAATCCGTCCGAGTCGTGGAATGTGGTGACTTCCCGCTGGAATCGTCCGATGAATACGATTCTGTCGTCGAGACATTGCAGAAGGCCGTCCATATGCTTGAATCATCGGCTGGTGTCGATGTGCGCGATGTCTATGTGGGCATTGCGGGTAAGCATGTGTCGTCTTACAGCTATAAGGGTCTGGTATCGTTACCAACAAACGAAGTCCGCGATGAAGATATCGTGAACGTCCAGAGACTTGCAAGTACGCTTCCCGACAAGGCTGGCGAAATCATCCATGTTTTCCCGGGTGAGTATACGCTGGATGACAGAACGGGTATCCGCAATCCCAAGGGCTATTCTGGCCGTCGCCTCGGTGTTGAAGTTCAGGTGGTTACCTCACGCCCGAACGCTCTCCAGGATATTGCAAAGTGCGTGACTCGTGCAGGGCTTCAGGTAGCAGGCTTTGTGCTTGAACCGCTTGCGGCTGCATCTGCAGTGCTTTCGAATGATGAACGCGAACTTGGTGTAGCGTTGATTGACATTGGTGCAGGTTCTGCCGACGTGGCCGTGTTTGTGAAGGATTCAGTGCGTTATACGGCATCGCTTGATATGGCCGGTAACATTATTACAAGTGATATTAGCAAGTGCCTTCAGGTTCCGGTTTCTCTCACTAAGGCCGAAGAACTCAAGAAAAAGTATGGCACATGTTCGCTCAACAATTTGATTGAAGATGAAACCTTCCCGGTCCCAGGTGTGGGTGACCGTGGAGAAGTTCTTTGTTCTCGTAAACTTTTGGCACAAATTATTACTGCGCGTGTTGCAGAAATCTTCAAGCTTTTGGCGAAGGATTTGGAAAAGCATCACCTGGATACCGTTATTGATGGCGGTATTGTACTTACGGGTGGCTGCTGCAACCTTCCTGGAATTGAAGAAATTGCAGCTAAAGTATTCAAGAAGCCAGTCCATATCGGTAAGCCGAGAGGCATGAGCGGCATTCAGGAAGCATTCCAGAATCCGTCTTATGCAACGGGCATTGGCCTTTTGTACTACGCGAACAAGAAACATCGCGAAAGAAAACAGCGTGACACGGATACCCAATTGCTCGTTTCTGTAAAGAAGGGTATGCAGCGCATTCGCGACATCATCAAGACTTACTTTTAA
- a CDS encoding cell division protein FtsQ/DivIB, with protein MSLEDTNMFGRRIGYNERKRRRKRSRIRRKRIGSAVRWYKRKGWILTLLFVIACVALWQSRFYLNQINPLEFRHLQYIEIEGNRMLSWEDVVQSAQVETGMLMSELDADSVKKSLLQIPLIHSAEVESKFPSSLFIKIQEASPILSVLENGKGTVYSERGLSLPMSMMTALHMPILENESVGKVKQVALFLSAMRKMDKQLYERVSQVGWSEKDRAFEVFFKDVGFRVMFPESNWDKDLFTLYDAIGKGFRRDLLCASEVDMRFHGFAYIKNIDKRCING; from the coding sequence TTGAGTTTAGAAGATACGAACATGTTCGGTCGACGGATCGGCTACAACGAACGTAAGCGCAGACGCAAGCGCTCCCGTATTAGACGGAAGCGTATTGGCAGTGCTGTTCGTTGGTACAAGCGCAAGGGTTGGATTTTGACCTTGCTCTTTGTCATCGCCTGCGTTGCACTGTGGCAGAGTCGTTTCTATTTGAACCAAATTAACCCGCTAGAATTCAGGCATTTGCAGTACATCGAAATTGAAGGCAATCGCATGCTTTCTTGGGAAGATGTGGTGCAGAGCGCCCAGGTGGAAACAGGCATGCTCATGTCGGAACTGGATGCAGACTCTGTCAAGAAATCGCTCTTGCAGATTCCATTAATCCATTCAGCTGAAGTCGAAAGCAAGTTCCCGTCGTCTTTGTTCATCAAGATTCAGGAAGCATCCCCGATTTTGTCGGTTCTCGAAAACGGCAAGGGAACGGTCTATTCCGAAAGAGGTCTTTCGCTTCCGATGTCCATGATGACAGCTCTCCACATGCCGATTCTTGAAAATGAATCGGTGGGGAAGGTAAAGCAAGTGGCTTTGTTCCTGTCGGCCATGCGCAAGATGGATAAGCAACTTTACGAACGCGTTTCGCAAGTGGGCTGGTCTGAAAAAGACCGTGCATTTGAAGTGTTCTTCAAGGATGTTGGATTCCGCGTGATGTTCCCGGAATCGAACTGGGATAAGGATCTGTTTACTCTGTACGATGCTATCGGAAAGGGCTTTAGGAGAGATCTCCTTTGCGCTAGCGAGGTCGATATGAGATTTCATGGATTTGCGTATATAAAAAACATCGATAAGAGGTGTATCAATGGATGA
- the murC gene encoding UDP-N-acetylmuramate--L-alanine ligase: protein MQINDCKRVRRLHFVGIGGAGMSGIAEVLHENGFVVTGSDMGEGAVIDYLKGLGIRIDPKHEAKNVVDADLVVYSSAIPFDNPELVEARNRRIPVIRRAEMLGELMRLKYTLSIAGTHGKTTTTSIVGAIWEEAGLDPTIIVGGIVKGKCSGAKVGHGDYLIAESDEFDRSFLSMMPSSAIITNIDADHLDTYENIDAIKDAFTQFANKIPFYGQVIVCLDDPNVQQILAHLKKPVITYGFTRQAKYRVENLTFVKGYPQFEILCDGKSLGEFKLQIPGRHNVLNATAAVALAVEEGISIEVARKAVAAFEGVKRRFEFIGEKNGVMVFDDYAHHPTEATATLLGFREAFPDKRIIVAFQPHLFTRTRDQHEAFGSAFSNCDVLLVTDIYPSREKPIEGVTGAMVANSAADRGHRDARFIGDVNNLIPVCKDLLKPNDVIVLMGAGNIWKLGQTILEKSI from the coding sequence ATGCAGATTAATGATTGTAAACGTGTTCGTCGCCTTCATTTTGTGGGTATCGGTGGCGCCGGTATGTCCGGTATTGCCGAAGTGCTCCATGAAAATGGCTTTGTGGTGACGGGTTCCGATATGGGCGAAGGTGCTGTCATTGACTATCTGAAAGGTCTTGGCATTCGCATTGACCCGAAGCACGAAGCGAAAAATGTCGTAGATGCAGACTTGGTCGTTTATTCTTCTGCTATTCCGTTTGACAATCCGGAACTTGTCGAAGCTCGCAACCGCCGTATTCCGGTGATCCGCCGTGCCGAAATGCTCGGTGAACTGATGCGTCTCAAGTACACGCTTTCCATTGCCGGTACGCACGGCAAGACGACAACGACTTCTATCGTTGGCGCTATTTGGGAAGAAGCTGGCCTTGACCCGACAATCATCGTGGGTGGCATTGTGAAGGGGAAGTGTAGTGGTGCCAAGGTGGGCCATGGCGATTACCTCATTGCCGAAAGTGACGAATTTGACCGCAGCTTCCTTTCGATGATGCCGTCTTCGGCAATCATCACGAACATCGATGCCGACCATCTCGATACTTACGAGAATATCGATGCCATCAAGGATGCTTTCACGCAGTTTGCAAACAAGATTCCGTTCTACGGTCAGGTGATTGTATGCCTTGACGATCCGAACGTGCAGCAGATTTTGGCGCACCTCAAGAAGCCGGTGATTACTTACGGCTTTACGCGCCAAGCAAAGTACCGCGTCGAAAACCTCACGTTTGTGAAGGGCTATCCGCAGTTTGAAATCCTCTGTGATGGCAAGAGCCTCGGTGAATTCAAGCTCCAGATTCCAGGCCGTCATAACGTTTTAAACGCAACGGCTGCTGTGGCACTTGCTGTTGAAGAAGGTATTTCGATTGAAGTTGCCCGCAAGGCTGTAGCTGCTTTCGAAGGCGTGAAGCGCCGCTTTGAATTCATTGGCGAAAAGAATGGTGTGATGGTCTTTGATGACTACGCTCACCATCCGACCGAAGCAACGGCAACACTTCTCGGTTTCCGCGAAGCGTTCCCGGACAAGCGTATTATTGTCGCTTTCCAGCCGCATTTGTTTACGCGTACCCGCGACCAGCATGAAGCTTTTGGTAGCGCGTTCTCGAACTGCGATGTGCTCTTGGTGACAGACATTTATCCGTCTCGTGAAAAGCCGATTGAAGGCGTGACGGGCGCCATGGTGGCAAACAGCGCTGCTGACCGCGGCCATCGTGATGCCCGCTTTATTGGCGATGTGAACAACTTGATTCCGGTTTGCAAGGATTTGCTTAAGCCGAACGATGTGATTGTTCTGATGGGCGCCGGTAACATTTGGAAACTCGGCCAGACGATTTTGGAGAAGAGTATTTGA
- the murG gene encoding undecaprenyldiphospho-muramoylpentapeptide beta-N-acetylglucosaminyltransferase, translating to MKKFLFVCGGTGGHIFPAVAIAESLKKMGVTDITFAGRKDSMEERLVAKDWPYEYISAVPLHRGPFLKNLALPFKLSKSLIRAKSVVKKVNPDVVVATGGYVSLPIVLAAGSMGKPVYLQEQNAVAGIANKVGARYAKTVFVTSEEAMKGFPIEKTRILGNPIRDLPAADSLARPVEFREGRKAVFIVGGSQGAVGINNKIEESIGRIAAHEDISVVWQVGAKNVDDINNRLGILPNVAVRGFLDNIYAYMKHADLIISRAGASGLAEILAFGKPSILLPYPHATANHQEHNARVVEHAGAALVELDDEPNDLWNKVEALLYDTERLEKMSEAAKTLGMPDAADQIAKIILDMERT from the coding sequence ATGAAAAAGTTCCTCTTTGTTTGCGGTGGCACTGGTGGCCACATATTCCCGGCAGTGGCTATTGCCGAGAGTTTAAAGAAGATGGGTGTTACGGATATTACGTTTGCTGGCCGCAAGGATTCTATGGAAGAACGCCTTGTTGCTAAGGATTGGCCGTACGAATATATTTCGGCCGTTCCTCTGCATCGTGGACCGTTCCTTAAAAATTTGGCTTTGCCGTTCAAACTTTCGAAATCGCTCATTCGTGCAAAGAGTGTTGTGAAGAAGGTGAACCCCGATGTTGTTGTTGCAACGGGTGGCTATGTGTCGCTCCCGATTGTACTTGCTGCAGGTTCTATGGGCAAGCCGGTTTATTTGCAGGAACAGAATGCTGTTGCCGGTATTGCAAACAAGGTCGGCGCTCGCTACGCAAAGACGGTCTTTGTTACTTCTGAAGAAGCAATGAAGGGTTTCCCGATAGAAAAGACTCGTATTCTTGGGAACCCGATTCGTGATTTGCCTGCTGCAGATTCCTTGGCTCGTCCGGTGGAATTCCGTGAAGGTCGTAAGGCCGTGTTCATTGTCGGTGGCTCCCAGGGTGCTGTGGGCATCAACAACAAGATTGAAGAAAGCATTGGCCGCATTGCCGCCCACGAAGATATTAGCGTAGTGTGGCAGGTGGGCGCAAAGAACGTGGACGATATCAACAACCGTCTTGGCATTTTGCCGAACGTTGCAGTCCGCGGATTCTTGGATAACATTTATGCGTACATGAAACATGCTGATTTGATTATCAGCCGTGCTGGAGCTTCGGGACTTGCTGAAATTCTTGCGTTTGGCAAACCGTCTATTTTGCTCCCGTACCCGCATGCAACTGCAAACCATCAGGAACACAATGCCCGCGTTGTTGAACACGCCGGGGCCGCTCTTGTGGAACTTGATGATGAACCGAACGATCTTTGGAATAAGGTAGAAGCGCTCCTGTACGATACAGAACGTCTGGAGAAAATGAGCGAAGCCGCTAAAACGCTTGGCATGCCCGATGCTGCTGACCAAATTGCGAAAATTATTCTGGATATGGAGAGAACGTAA
- the ftsW gene encoding putative lipid II flippase FtsW, which yields MSSTAQTQGMNKLLLFVTLILMCFGVAIIYSASAPVASSKNLSPEHYLMAHLSKVIASVIILAVFCKIDYALWKVLARFIFGVGAVLTLAATISGVATKGASRWIFGIQPSEILKFAFIIWICSKLSDAGDEIKSLKCTIIQPAVPLGISAVLLLSQPNYSMFIMFCTLLLVLLMIAGANYKYVGLGVLVSVPMGIIAMLCKSHTRQRILAFFTNDGTMKNSQYQVDHALEALGNGGFLGTGIGMGEQKLGYLPEAHKDVVYAVIGEEFGFVGTFLVLLAFAILFSQGYNIARASTTRFGRYLAVALTTSVFMNFVIHVCVCVRLIPATGQPLPFISYGGTNLMVTAAFIGILLNISRPTSGKSIREPYISNNVSFDTGSFMNFRTRRSSI from the coding sequence ATGTCTTCAACGGCTCAGACACAAGGAATGAACAAGCTTTTGCTGTTTGTCACATTAATATTAATGTGCTTTGGCGTAGCTATTATCTATTCTGCGTCTGCCCCTGTTGCATCTTCTAAGAACTTGTCCCCAGAACACTATCTCATGGCCCATCTTTCGAAGGTTATTGCTTCGGTGATTATTTTGGCGGTGTTCTGCAAGATTGATTATGCGTTGTGGAAGGTCCTTGCTCGCTTTATCTTTGGCGTGGGTGCTGTCCTTACTTTGGCAGCAACCATTTCAGGTGTTGCGACGAAGGGTGCTTCTCGTTGGATTTTTGGTATCCAGCCTTCTGAAATTTTGAAGTTTGCGTTTATCATTTGGATTTGTTCGAAACTTTCGGATGCGGGCGACGAAATCAAGTCGCTCAAGTGTACGATTATCCAACCAGCGGTTCCTCTTGGTATTTCTGCGGTTCTGCTTTTGAGCCAGCCGAACTACTCGATGTTTATCATGTTCTGCACGTTGTTGCTTGTGCTGCTCATGATTGCAGGCGCGAACTATAAGTATGTGGGCTTGGGCGTTTTGGTGAGTGTGCCGATGGGAATTATCGCGATGCTTTGCAAGTCGCATACCCGCCAGCGTATTCTTGCGTTCTTTACTAACGATGGCACTATGAAGAATTCGCAGTACCAGGTGGATCATGCTCTTGAAGCGCTCGGAAATGGCGGATTCCTCGGAACTGGAATTGGCATGGGCGAACAGAAGCTGGGTTACTTGCCCGAAGCGCATAAAGACGTTGTGTATGCTGTGATTGGTGAAGAATTTGGATTTGTGGGTACGTTCTTGGTCTTGCTTGCTTTTGCGATTTTGTTCTCGCAGGGCTATAACATTGCAAGGGCTTCGACGACTCGATTTGGTAGGTATTTGGCTGTGGCGCTTACGACTTCGGTGTTCATGAATTTCGTGATTCACGTTTGTGTTTGCGTTAGGCTTATTCCGGCCACTGGTCAACCGCTTCCGTTTATTAGCTATGGCGGAACGAACTTGATGGTTACGGCAGCATTTATTGGAATTTTGTTGAATATTTCGCGCCCGACGAGTGGAAAGAGCATTCGTGAACCTTATATAAGCAACAATGTTTCGTTCGACACGGGTTCGTTCATGAATTTTAGGACAAGAAGGAGTTCTATATGA
- the murF gene encoding UDP-N-acetylmuramoyl-tripeptide--D-alanyl-D-alanine ligase codes for MLKLDLTIGEMLEILETEAVGVPARTLKRKVNLCMDSREKAKGVVFWPIKGARFDAHQFISQMEKDGALMSVVNQTAIDPNFKMYAPVDDTTKALLKLAKGYQRLFKLKKVAITGSNGKTTTKEMTKAVLSMKYNTHATQGNFNNHIGVPMTLFQLKHSHEAAVVEMGTSGPDEIRPLSLATEPDVAVITNIGASHLERLGDLDGVFNEKINIVAGLKKGGTLIVNADDERLCKVKATKNYKVVTFGVRRGVIKPEKLKWNENLCADFYVGRTHFTLNVPGDHNLYDALAAIAVGEAFRIPKGDIAKALAGFTSTSMRMEVKLANGFKIISDCYNANPSSTKMALQTLGNMKVAGLRIAVLGDMLELGKESGNLHKQIGAMVPEMNFDLLLAVGNDAKKYIEGAKSRGMKNVFHFDTVDEAVTHLSQTVAEGDVVLVKGSRGMHMERVVDALLHMVPVLRF; via the coding sequence ATGCTAAAGCTTGATTTGACAATTGGCGAAATGCTCGAGATTCTGGAAACCGAAGCTGTCGGCGTTCCGGCTCGCACCTTGAAACGCAAGGTGAATCTCTGCATGGATTCTCGTGAAAAAGCCAAGGGCGTTGTCTTTTGGCCGATTAAAGGGGCCCGTTTTGATGCCCACCAGTTTATATCTCAAATGGAAAAGGATGGAGCTCTGATGAGCGTTGTAAACCAAACTGCTATCGATCCGAATTTCAAGATGTACGCTCCGGTCGATGATACGACAAAGGCTCTCTTGAAGCTTGCTAAGGGCTATCAAAGACTTTTCAAGTTGAAGAAGGTCGCTATTACCGGCAGTAACGGCAAGACGACTACAAAGGAAATGACGAAGGCCGTACTTTCCATGAAGTACAATACCCATGCCACGCAGGGTAACTTCAACAACCATATCGGTGTTCCGATGACTTTGTTCCAGCTGAAACACAGTCATGAAGCCGCTGTTGTGGAAATGGGCACGAGCGGCCCGGACGAAATCCGCCCGCTTTCTTTGGCCACTGAACCGGATGTTGCCGTGATTACGAACATTGGCGCGAGCCACTTGGAACGCCTTGGCGATTTGGATGGCGTGTTCAATGAAAAGATTAACATTGTGGCTGGCCTCAAAAAAGGCGGCACGCTGATTGTGAACGCCGATGATGAACGTCTTTGCAAGGTGAAGGCTACCAAGAATTACAAGGTCGTGACGTTCGGTGTGCGCCGAGGAGTCATCAAGCCGGAAAAGCTCAAGTGGAACGAAAACCTCTGTGCTGATTTCTATGTCGGCCGTACGCACTTTACGCTGAATGTTCCGGGTGATCACAACCTTTATGACGCTCTTGCTGCTATTGCCGTGGGCGAAGCTTTCCGCATCCCGAAGGGCGATATTGCCAAGGCTCTTGCAGGTTTTACATCCACGAGCATGCGCATGGAAGTGAAGTTGGCAAACGGCTTCAAGATTATTTCGGACTGCTACAATGCAAATCCGTCTTCGACGAAGATGGCTCTCCAGACGCTTGGCAACATGAAAGTTGCAGGTTTGCGTATTGCTGTACTCGGCGACATGCTTGAACTCGGCAAGGAAAGCGGCAATTTGCACAAGCAGATTGGTGCCATGGTTCCCGAAATGAATTTTGACTTGCTCCTTGCTGTCGGAAACGATGCGAAAAAGTATATCGAAGGCGCAAAGTCTCGCGGCATGAAGAATGTGTTCCATTTTGATACTGTCGATGAAGCTGTGACTCACTTGAGCCAAACGGTTGCCGAAGGTGACGTTGTCTTGGTGAAGGGTAGCCGTGGCATGCACATGGAACGAGTGGTAGATGCTCTGTTGCACATGGTGCCGGTGCTCAGATTTTAA